The Halictus rubicundus isolate RS-2024b chromosome 6, iyHalRubi1_principal, whole genome shotgun sequence genome contains the following window.
AGGTCCTCGTCAAAGATCGGtttctacataaattacataaatacACATGGGGGGCGAACGTTTGTACAAGTTCACTGGACGGATAGAAGGAATCTGGACTCGCCGGCGGGCACTTGGTAATTGGTGGTGTAGGTAGTGTAAGAGGAGCTGACTGGGTTGGCGGACAGCGGAATCACCGCGGCCGGATTGTCGTATTGGTATTGCACTTGGGTGGCGACCGGCTTGATCTCGAGTTTTTGCGGTTTCGATTCGACGGGGGCAGCGGCTGCGATCGGTGCGACCGGAGCGACCGACACTTGCAGCTCGGCGGGCAGGATCTGCAGCTTTTGGAGAGGAGCGTAAGCGTAGATCGGCCCGCGAAGAGGCTCCACGTTCTCGGCGCGGATCTTCGCGAAGTACTTCATGGCCTCGACGTTCTGACGGCTGACGTACTGCACGCGTTGCAGACGGCCGTCGGGAAGGGCGATGTAGTACTCCCCGGACTGCTGGGGCTGTTGCTCGTCAACTTCTTCGTCGTCGAGCTCGTTCACGGAGTTTACGGGCTCGGACTGCAAAGATcaatcaataattaaattaatggaagaagttttagaaattttctgaaatgGTCTTGTCCACGCAACGAGTTGCACCGGCTTTAaatgaaccctttgcactataTTTCACGGTTTCAATGAGAACTGTGTCGTCCGTAATTTCTCAAAGAAAGTGCATGTTTATTGTATGCTTGTATATTTCAACAACAGCGAAATAGGAATTAACCCTTGTCACTCGAAttgcgactgtaaggcgccactaaaaattgctgtatcattattcaaaatattttttacattatcaaatttgtttgtatttaaaaaattactaaacatttcagtactctacgagttaattgcaccattttcgtatgtatagcatgaaaaaatgtatatagaagggaaacattcttggtcggaagaaatgtttcgttttggagttagaatggcttcgagtgcaaagggttaataatttcttCTGCTGACTGGTTGTTATGGTCCAACGCCTAGACGTTCTCCCGGGAGCAATCTGCGAGCACCCTATCCTCTAGTTTGTTAAACGACCGTAGATAAAGAGGCCCCCTTTGTCCCGGGGGGAACGTTGAAAGCGATCTCTGTCTACGATTGTTCTGGTAACAACGACGATCGTATTCGATCGTAGATCATGGTTACGATCTTTCTTGCGGCCACCGGCGATTAGGAGGTTGATTAATTCGCGGGGATTAGCCGCGGAGGAAAGGGCGAGGCAATTAGAGGCGTCgttcttcaatttttctcgaACGGGTTCTCGAAAGGTTGCCGCGCGGACGATCCGGAGGACTCGAATCACGGCTGACTGCGTCGCGGATTGTGTCACGCCGGCTTCGAATTTGGTAGGGGCACACGCGTGCCTGAACAGCGATCGAAAGCAAACGAAGACTCGAATACTAATGTCGTTAAGACGGCCGAACAAGAACAACCGGAGACGTCGGGGAGCAAGAACGAGGATGAGAGAGGACCCTTCGGTCCTGCGGGCTCGTCACGACCGTGTTCGGATTCTCTTTCTTTTGTTGCTCGAGCAAACAATCGTTGGTttcgtcctatcctcttttcgaacgcgtttttttttttttggaaaattgtacTCGCCTCAGACTCGGTGACGCTGGAAACGGTGGTGACGTCTTCCTCTTCGGTGGTGTCGGCTACTTCGGTGGTGGTCGGCTCCTGCGGGGCTCCGTACTGTTGCTGAGGCTCCACGGGAGCTCCGTATTGCTGCTGAGGAGCTGCCGGTGCGCCATATTGTCTTTGAGGGACGGCCGGACCGCCATATTGCTGCTGAGGAGCCGCGGGAGCTCCGTATTGCTGCTGAGGAGCCGCCGGGGCTCCGTACTGTTGCTGAGGAGCGGCGGGAGCTCCGTACTGTTGCTGAGGAGCGGCGGGAGCTCCGTACTGTTGCTGAGGAGCCGCCGGTGCCCCGTATTGCCTCTGAGGGAGATTGAAAGCTGGTCCAGCAGGCTTCCAGCCGGATGCCGCGTACGGAGCGTCCGCCCCGGCGGTTTCCTCTTGCTGTCTAGCGAAGTAGTATTGTCTTTGTTGTTGGCGGTACCTGGGTGGTTCCGCGGCCGCCACGGCGAGGAGAGCGAGAGCGATGAAGATCTGGAATATTAAACGAATTAGTCGAACAATTTTTGAATTTCGCTAAGCTACAATATCAATTAGAATGTATGCTTGATCGAGAATCAAGAGTAGATCGGCAAGTACGGCGCCGAGTGCTACCTTCATTGTAGTTGTAGTAGGTTGCTCGGTTTGTCTTTTCGAGTTGACTGATTTCCGATGGCACCGCCGCTGGATTATATACACCGAGTCTCGTATGCGGTCTGCATCTTTAAGAAGATCCATGCCGGTCTCGCCGGCGTCGGCCGCCGCGCAGGCCGCCGAGTGACATTGACCTCCTAAAAGACCGATGAATCCTCGATGATTGTTGGCTCATCATCCGGTCGCGTTTTACCTTCGGCTTTTTTTCGGTGCTCCGGCGCGCGTTCTGGATAGAAAAAATGTCCGACGATTTGCCTTTTTGCCCTCTACCGTGCCATTTACACAAAGTCTAGATAAATCTACAATAGCGTTCAGTTCTCGCGTCGGTCCTACGAGTCTTCGATCACTCCAACCGAAAGTGAAAACTGTCGCCTTGCTGTCAGCCTGTCGTCTTTTCAGATGTATTTCAGTTTTCCAGGAAAGAAGCCTAAGCTTGCGTTTTCGAGGCATGAAATACGCGTTACTATCCCGAAGAGTACCAAGGGCAGAGCTCCATAAGCGAGCAGAGGTCGCGTCAAATTTCTAAGTCTCTGATTAGCATTCCACGGCTCGTCATCTGAATCAGCGGGAACTTGTCATCCTTTGTCCGTGGCCGATTCGCCTTGATCGGCCGACGACCGACGACCGATTACGTCGATCGTGCCCGAATCGTCCAGAGAATCCATCGATTATGCGGCGAATTACGTCGACTTAATTTTAGCCCTGACGGAAATAGAAGCGCTTGCGCGGGTCCGCATACTGCGCGTTTTAATTGATTCGTTGCACGCAGCGCGCGGCGGTGACTATGATTTTCGTGCTAATAAATTCAATGACGAACTCTCCATGCGAACCGCTTTCTCGATCGTAGCTGCGCTAACAATCGCTGACCTACGACCTGGTCGAGCTCGGTAAATCTGCGACCGAATCGATCGGTTGAAAGGCTGTCTAGTAAAATGGCGTACTTCTTCTCGTTGTAGCTCTGAAAGAATCGGTTAACATACGTCCTTCTTCCACTTGAAAAAGTGATTTCATTTAGATGCTACGCTGGTCGATGCTTCTGCATCGAATTATTTTCACGTTCCCCTGCAAATCTCGGGAAATGCAACACACGCTCTTCTCCTAGACACCTACTCGATCGCGTTTCAATAGTCGCGCGATCATATCGCATTTACCGGCGGTCTTTGTCCGGGTCCCAGAAAAGTTCCGCTAAACAGTTCTTTACGAAAATGATCCCGCGTTGACGTAATAGTGTCGTCATTGCGAAGTAGGTTGCCGACGTTTCACCATGAAAACATGGGAACCCCGGCGTAGAAAGATTTAACGTAAAATCAGCGGAAAGTTCGAATCGGTTGCCGTGACT
Protein-coding sequences here:
- the LOC143355144 gene encoding uncharacterized protein LOC143355144, giving the protein MKIFIALALLAVAAAEPPRYRQQQRQYYFARQQEETAGADAPYAASGWKPAGPAFNLPQRQYGAPAAPQQQYGAPAAPQQQYGAPAAPQQQYGAPAAPQQQYGAPAAPQQQYGGPAVPQRQYGAPAAPQQQYGAPVEPQQQYGAPQEPTTTEVADTTEEEDVTTVSSVTESESEPVNSVNELDDEEVDEQQPQQSGEYYIALPDGRLQRVQYVSRQNVEAMKYFAKIRAENVEPLRGPIYAYAPLQKLQILPAELQVSVAPVAPIAAAAPVESKPQKLEIKPVATQVQYQYDNPAAVIPLSANPVSSSYTTYTTNYQVPAGESRFLLSVQ